One genomic segment of Streptomyces sp. RerS4 includes these proteins:
- the mce gene encoding methylmalonyl-CoA epimerase, with protein MLTRIDHIGIACFDLDKTVEFYRATYGFEVFHTEVNEEQGVREAMLKINETSDGGASYLQLLEPTREDSAVGKWLAKNGEGVHHIAFGTADVDGDAEAIRGKGVRVLYDEPRIGSMGSRITFLHPKDCHGVLTELVTSNPDH; from the coding sequence ATGCTGACAAGAATCGACCACATCGGGATCGCCTGCTTCGACCTGGACAAGACCGTCGAGTTCTACCGTGCCACGTACGGATTCGAGGTGTTCCACACCGAGGTGAACGAGGAACAGGGCGTCCGCGAGGCCATGCTCAAGATCAACGAGACGTCGGACGGGGGCGCCTCCTACCTCCAGCTCCTGGAGCCCACCCGCGAGGACTCCGCCGTGGGCAAATGGCTGGCGAAGAACGGCGAGGGCGTCCACCACATCGCCTTCGGCACCGCCGACGTCGACGGTGACGCGGAAGCCATCCGCGGCAAGGGCGTACGGGTCCTCTACGACGAGCCCCGGATCGGTTCGATGGGCTCCCGGATCACCTTCCTGCACCCCAAGGACTGCCACGGCGTCCTGACCGAACTGGTCACCTCCAACCCCGATCACTGA